The Caulifigura coniformis genome includes a region encoding these proteins:
- a CDS encoding sulfatase, translating to MTNRSLFVLALWCLLTAMAPAADGKRPNVLFIISDDLNNLLGCYGDPLAKTPNLDRLAARGVLFDKAYCTFPLCGPSRNSLLTGLYPNSTGIIQNSQIFRQTIPNQLSMPQAFRQAGYFAGRIGKLYHYNVPNSIGTNGHDDPGSWELELNPAGVDRLDEHPHIFSLTPKQFGGTLSWYASPQPDEKHTDGLEAEDAQWVLERCAKKTDRPFFLAVGFFRPHTPYVAPKKYFDMHPAASMPVVQGVKEDQADIPPAGLGSYKKEQDKLTDDLRRETRQAYNASISFMDAQVGKVVDSLDRLGLSDNTIIVFTSDHGYHMGEHGLWQKMSIFEESARVPLLIVAPGAKKGSIAKSPVSHLDLFPTLAELCGVTPPSNIQGQSLAPMLKDPSATGRGWALTQVMRGGGRNRASVATNVGADGKRFFGYSLRTPRWRYTEWDEGHQGRELYDHEADPKELTNLAERSEHAKTIEELSKTLREAAKASFPPSGTMPTLNEGPLWPPLLVDP from the coding sequence ATGACGAATCGATCGCTCTTCGTGCTGGCTCTATGGTGCCTGCTCACGGCCATGGCCCCGGCCGCAGACGGCAAGCGCCCCAACGTCCTGTTCATCATCTCTGACGACCTCAACAACCTCCTCGGCTGCTACGGCGACCCGCTCGCGAAAACACCCAACCTCGACCGGCTCGCCGCGCGCGGCGTCCTCTTCGACAAGGCCTACTGCACCTTCCCGCTCTGTGGCCCCAGTCGCAACTCGCTGCTCACCGGGCTCTATCCCAACAGCACCGGCATCATCCAGAACTCGCAGATCTTCCGGCAGACGATCCCCAACCAACTCAGCATGCCGCAGGCCTTCCGGCAGGCAGGCTACTTCGCCGGCCGCATCGGCAAGCTCTACCACTACAACGTCCCCAATTCGATCGGCACCAATGGCCATGACGACCCGGGATCATGGGAACTCGAACTCAATCCGGCCGGCGTCGACCGCCTCGATGAGCATCCGCACATCTTCTCGCTGACTCCGAAACAGTTCGGAGGCACGCTGAGCTGGTACGCCTCACCGCAGCCCGACGAAAAGCACACCGACGGCCTCGAGGCCGAAGACGCCCAGTGGGTACTCGAACGGTGCGCAAAGAAAACGGACCGGCCCTTCTTCCTGGCTGTCGGCTTCTTCAGGCCGCATACGCCCTACGTCGCCCCCAAGAAATACTTCGACATGCATCCCGCGGCGTCGATGCCGGTCGTCCAGGGAGTGAAGGAAGACCAGGCCGACATCCCGCCCGCCGGACTGGGGAGCTACAAGAAAGAACAGGACAAGCTGACGGACGATCTGCGGCGTGAAACGCGGCAGGCTTACAACGCGAGCATCAGCTTCATGGACGCTCAGGTCGGCAAGGTCGTCGACTCGCTCGACCGACTCGGGCTGTCGGACAACACCATCATCGTCTTCACGAGCGACCACGGTTATCACATGGGCGAACACGGCCTGTGGCAGAAGATGAGCATCTTCGAAGAAAGCGCCCGGGTGCCGCTGCTCATCGTCGCGCCTGGCGCGAAGAAGGGGAGCATTGCGAAAAGTCCGGTCTCGCATCTCGACCTTTTTCCGACGCTCGCCGAACTCTGCGGAGTGACCCCGCCGTCGAACATCCAGGGGCAGAGCCTCGCCCCGATGCTGAAGGATCCCTCGGCAACTGGACGCGGCTGGGCGCTGACCCAGGTGATGCGCGGCGGCGGAAGGAACCGCGCGTCAGTGGCAACGAACGTCGGCGCGGATGGAAAACGATTCTTCGGCTACAGCCTCCGCACCCCGCGCTGGCGCTACACCGAATGGGATGAAGGCCATCAGGGGCGTGAACTCTACGACCACGAAGCCGATCCGAAAGAGCTGACGAACCTCGCCGAGCGCTCGGAGCACGCGAAGACGATCGAGGAGCTTTCCAAAACGCTCCGCGAAGCGGCCAAGGCCAGCTTTCCGCCCTCCGGGACGATGCCAACCTTGAACGAAGGCCCGTTGTGGCCGCCGCTCCTGGTCGATCCGTGA
- a CDS encoding alpha-amylase/4-alpha-glucanotransferase domain-containing protein, whose product MHSPVRLVLALHNHQPVGNFDGVFEGAYQDSYRPFLDVLADYPELKISLHTSGSLLEWLVDHHPEYIDRLKEFVAREQVEILGGPFYEPILACIPRRDRIGQIRSYSRYLEQLFGQTVRGMWVPERVWEQTFAGDITDAGIEYTLVDDFHFRGAGIPPEKLHGYYFTEDEGRLLKMFPGSETLRYTIPFQDPWRTIDHLRHVGGQTPNAVVVFGDDGEKFGTWPGTKDHVYRDGWLRRFFDVLRENQGWLKTTTLGESVDNVPPLGRVYLPDSSYREMTEWCLPAEGQLVYEGLVHRYEHDEAWPQLKQYVRAGFWRNFLVKYPESNEMYCRMREVSARLESAQMTPAAQQNPALLHLARTELYRAQCNCPYWHGAFGGLYLPHLRNAIYKHLISADTALSQLEGHSGRWASREIADFNLDARQEIKIASDRLAAYIAPARGGHIYELDVRAARVNLAATLNRRPEAYHKKVLAGSNGDTGGAVSIHDLVTFKQPDLDKRLSYDAWPRKTLVDHFLRPGLSLDEFQRSHGEIGDFVVGVYESVVRRNDKRIEVEMTRTGQAGDQRVTVTKTVSLDANAGGQLEIRYDLSDLPPGQPFHFGVELNFAAMAAGADDRYFYDGAGRQIGRLESIHQLESAERIGLVDEWLGLDVSLDLSQFGGIWTFPIQTVSQSEGGFELVHQSCAVVPHWEFVADESGKWSVRIDLSIDTSAAQAKQLAESKPAMV is encoded by the coding sequence GTGCATTCGCCGGTCCGCCTTGTTCTCGCTCTGCATAACCACCAGCCGGTGGGGAACTTCGACGGCGTGTTCGAAGGGGCTTACCAGGACAGCTACCGCCCGTTCCTGGATGTTCTGGCCGATTACCCTGAACTGAAGATCTCGCTGCATACCTCTGGCAGCCTGCTGGAATGGCTCGTTGACCATCATCCCGAGTATATCGACCGGCTGAAGGAGTTCGTCGCGCGAGAACAGGTCGAGATCCTTGGCGGCCCCTTCTACGAACCGATCCTGGCGTGCATTCCCCGCCGCGACCGCATCGGCCAGATCCGCTCCTATTCCCGCTACCTCGAACAGCTCTTCGGACAGACGGTCCGCGGGATGTGGGTTCCGGAACGAGTCTGGGAACAGACCTTCGCCGGCGACATCACGGATGCCGGAATCGAATACACCCTTGTTGACGATTTCCACTTCCGTGGCGCGGGCATTCCGCCCGAGAAACTCCACGGCTACTACTTCACGGAAGACGAAGGCCGACTGCTCAAGATGTTCCCCGGCAGCGAGACGCTCCGGTACACGATTCCCTTCCAGGACCCGTGGAGAACGATCGACCACCTGCGTCACGTCGGCGGGCAGACTCCGAACGCGGTCGTTGTTTTCGGAGACGACGGCGAAAAGTTTGGAACCTGGCCCGGCACGAAGGATCACGTCTACCGGGACGGATGGCTGCGGCGGTTCTTCGACGTGCTCCGCGAGAATCAGGGCTGGCTGAAGACGACCACGCTCGGTGAATCGGTCGACAACGTCCCGCCGCTGGGACGTGTCTATCTTCCCGACAGCAGTTACCGAGAAATGACCGAGTGGTGCCTCCCTGCCGAAGGCCAGCTCGTCTACGAGGGCCTCGTTCATCGGTATGAACACGATGAAGCGTGGCCACAGCTCAAGCAGTATGTCCGGGCCGGCTTCTGGCGAAACTTCCTAGTGAAGTATCCCGAGAGCAACGAGATGTACTGCCGCATGCGCGAAGTCAGCGCACGGCTCGAATCGGCTCAGATGACCCCCGCTGCGCAGCAGAATCCCGCCCTGCTCCACCTCGCTCGCACCGAGCTCTACCGCGCCCAGTGCAACTGCCCCTACTGGCATGGCGCGTTCGGCGGCCTGTATCTGCCGCATCTGCGAAACGCGATCTACAAGCATCTCATCTCGGCCGACACGGCGCTCTCACAGCTGGAAGGTCACTCAGGCCGCTGGGCCAGTCGCGAGATTGCGGACTTCAATCTCGATGCCCGGCAGGAGATCAAGATCGCCAGCGATCGTCTGGCCGCCTATATCGCTCCGGCCCGCGGCGGACACATCTACGAACTCGATGTTCGCGCCGCGCGCGTCAACCTGGCGGCAACCCTCAATCGCCGCCCCGAGGCCTATCACAAGAAAGTGCTCGCCGGATCCAACGGCGACACCGGCGGCGCCGTCAGTATCCACGACCTGGTCACCTTCAAGCAGCCCGATCTTGACAAGCGTCTGAGCTACGATGCCTGGCCGCGGAAAACGCTCGTCGACCATTTCCTGCGTCCGGGCCTCAGCCTCGACGAGTTCCAGCGCAGTCACGGAGAAATCGGCGATTTCGTCGTCGGCGTCTACGAATCGGTCGTTCGCCGCAACGACAAGCGGATCGAAGTCGAGATGACCCGCACCGGGCAGGCCGGAGACCAGCGGGTCACGGTCACGAAAACGGTGTCGCTCGATGCCAATGCGGGCGGACAGCTGGAGATCCGGTACGACCTGTCGGACCTGCCGCCGGGCCAGCCGTTCCATTTCGGTGTCGAACTGAACTTTGCGGCAATGGCCGCGGGCGCCGATGACCGCTACTTCTACGATGGAGCCGGACGTCAGATCGGTCGGCTGGAAAGCATTCACCAGCTGGAATCCGCGGAGCGAATCGGCCTGGTTGATGAATGGCTGGGACTCGACGTTTCACTCGACCTGTCGCAGTTCGGGGGGATCTGGACGTTCCCGATCCAGACGGTGAGCCAGTCGGAAGGCGGGTTTGAACTGGTCCACCAGAGCTGCGCCGTCGTTCCGCACTGGGAGTTCGTGGCCGACGAAAGCGGCAAGTGGTCAGTCCGGATCGACCTGTCGATCGACACATCGGCCGCCCAGGCGAAGCAGCTGGCCGAGTCGAAGCCGGCCATGGTCTGA